The Paralichthys olivaceus isolate ysfri-2021 chromosome 2, ASM2471397v2, whole genome shotgun sequence genomic interval TATAGGAAGTATTATATTGTGTCAGGTAGTactcatatatttatatagctaTAGATATTGGCTTGTTTTTGACATAGGGCATAAGGGCCTTTGTGTAACAGTCGGTAAAGAAATCCTGCTGAAACGTGTGTATATATAGCATAATGCCACAGAGGGTAGAGTAACACTGTGCACTTGATATGTTATCAGATGCTTGCAATTGGTATTTAGAGACTTTGTATCAACATGTAATTAGATCAATGTATAACTAAAGGCGACATATAGAATGTCAGTCTGTCCTTGCAAAGCCTGAGATGAGGTGGGAAACATTTGAGTTCTGCGAGCTGCAGGTCCTGAGGGTTTATGTACTTTGATTAATAggttttgtattatttctgtttAATCGCCCTTCTAACCCTACAGACACAAAGCTTCTAGGAGatcatctctctctccgctgcagtagtagtagttgcTCCTGGCAGGCGTGTAATTACTGCATTGCAAAGTCAACCTTGATGAAGTGAGCCTACCTTTCCTGTTGCTTCATTTTAATATCAAACATCCTGCACGTGTTACCTAACCAGACTGGGACGAGAGTTGGTGAAGGTGTTGGCTCTGTGAGAGCCGgatatgttaaaaaaagtaaGATGCTAATGACAGGAAATGCTATTGCTATTAGATTATGAAGATGTATGGGTAGTTGTTTTGCTGCTGTAGATCAGATGAATGCCTCTTACCATGCCGGTCAGATGACTGACCTGGAGCATGTGTTTCTGTGGTATGAATTAGGCTTTGTGGGCTAGGTCAGGTGACCTTGTTGACACACTCCTATTATGAGGACTCACCAGGGAAGCTGGTGTCATGTTAGCATCACCTGGGAGCTTATCACTAGACTTATTTAAATCACTGATCCATGGAAGCCCATGATTGCATCCACAATGTGTGGCTGCCTTGGAATATTCTGCAAAGACTTTTTCAAGTTTTCTGAACATCCTAAACAATGCTGTGGTTAAACTTAGCACATGAGCTGAAAAGTAAAATTGAGTTAAAGCTGTTATTGACAATGGCCCTAAAAATCTGTTTATCCTTCTTTACGGTGAAtaattagtttttctttgtttccccAGAAATGTTGCCCTGTGACCTGACTGAAGGCACTATTATGAGCTTGCAATGATTAAGCAAACTCTGTTATTTGGccagaaatgtatttacatcTGCACAACTTTGATATTTGGAAAAGTTTTTTTGGTGTGTAAATTAATATACAACATATTGAATTATAAATTGACTTTAAATCAGTCTCTTTAATGTCATATAATGGATTTTGGTGCTTGCTTAGTTATGGAAATTTCTGCCAACTAAACATTTATGAGGAAAATTCTAGCACTGGCAAATTATGTCATGACATACTGATGTCAGTTTCCTGCATTGATTTATAGTTTTCATTAAGCCTGATATAAAGTAATGTGTGCGTTTGTACTTACAGCAAGAAGGAAGCTGCTGGAGGGAGCCAGACAGGCTGGTTTGGGTGGATTCAAGAAAACAAGTAGAACCAAACCTACTGTCAAGGAGATGTGGGATGGGGAGGAAGGTATGTCCTCAATGATAATCATTctaaatagatttatttttaagcaCTCTTTCTAGCAtgtcattttatattcatttttatttgtttacaggtcagaaggaggaggatgagaggccGTTGGCCTTGGGGACCTTGCAGGAAACCCATCCCATGGGAAGCACTGACTATAAAGATGTGCAGGATATGTCAGCAGGATTAATGGACAGGggaaatgaggaggaggatgaggtagaggaggaagaagatgaggaggaagaggatgctgATGATTTGATGGTACAGCAGCAAACAGCCCAGCATTTAGCTGCAGCTGATTCAATGCAAAATAAGCAGCCTGTCATGTCACTGACTTCTGCTAAAGAAAGCCACAAAAATTCAGAGCTAAAGTTAGAGTCTTCCTCAATTAGGGGGCAAGAACCAGAGGTCGACCCTGAACTTGACCTTGACCCTGACCCTGATGGTGATCTTGAAATAGATCTACATGGAGAGTCATATCCCTGTCAGCACTGTGAACGTCACTTCTCCACTAGACAGGGTCTGGAGcgtcacatacacattcatgcTATAACGAACCAGCAAACACAACTGTTTAAGTGCAGATATTGCAGTAAATCCTTTGGCTCACAGGTGGGTCGGCGCCGGCATGAGAGAAGGCATGAGAGTGGACCCAAGAAAAGGCCTGGCTCTCTGGCTGGAACTGCCACTCTCTTCAGTCCTGTGGTGCAGACTGACGGCTCAAGTCCTGACTGCACCAGCCTAAGTAGTCAGTACATAGCCATAGGGTCTCAGTTAACTGGAGGGCCTCTGCACACTTCTGACTTACAGAGAAAGGAGTTTGGGCCCCATGGTGATCGTCCCTTTTTACTGGATGATAGTGGAGAGTCAAAGGAGCTCCATCCCTGCAAGTATTGCAGTAAAGCATTTGgcacacacaccaacatgcGGCGACACCAGCGCAGAATACATGAACGGCACTTGTTACCAAAGGGTGTTCGCAGGAAAGGAATGCTGCTGCAGGAAGCATCAGTGCAGCAACAGCCGCAGCCCGACGAGTCCCCCAGCACCAGCCCTCCACCTGTCTACGTGCCCAGTGCAGACACAGAAGATGAGGTAGACAGGGACGATTACGCCATCGATATATCCAAAAACATCTCTGAGAATTTGAGCTTCTACATTGATGGCAAGATTGTGTCCAGCAGTTCAGTGAGCACCTGTGAGGTTATAGAAGTGGACTCCAggtctgcagctctgtttgGTCTAGACACAGTTATAATCAGTCCCAATCAGATGGGACAGGCGCTAAAGGTGGAGGGGAGAATGGGGGCTGCAAAGCAAGTCTCCAATGTCGGCCAGTCAGCAGCAAAGAGGAGAACATCTACACCTCCATTTATTCCCAGCCTCAAAGTGGAAACAGAATCAACACCTTTCACAGCCtgttcatcatcctcatcatcctctaCATCGTCCTCTTCTAACTTGTTAGTGGGAGGACTGTTCCAACAAGCCACAGATTCATCAGCATttctgagagagaaaacattttttctgtcGCCGAAGCTCAAGCAGCTCCTTCAGACGCAAGATGTTCAGAAATCAACCATTGCCCTGATAACAGAAAGCCATCGATTGGCCTCCCCGCTGTCAGTCACGCAGCTGCCAGGGGCTTCAGGCAGGTTTAAAAGGAGAACAGCATCTCCCCCTTCGTCTCCACAGCTCAGTCCTGTGTGTAAAACGGAGAGCTGTAAAGCCGAGGTGGCAAGCTCATACACCCTTAAGGTGCCAAAGCTGGAAAGCCACAGTGTGTCACTTCCTGGGAGCCTACTGGACAAAGATGATGGGGACACCATGAGCCCCTctggaaataatgtgcacagCCAAATGTCTGCTGGTAGCGGAGGAAACTCCTGTAATCAACAGCCCTTGGATCTGTCCAACTCTGTCAGTCGGAAAAGTGACAGCTTGGGGAAGGTGATGGGAGATTCAGCTCTTGATTTAAGCTTGAATCGTAAGAGCTCAGCTGAGCCTGAAGCAAAGGGAAGCCCAGCGCCACAGCCtttaacaaaaaagagaaagccTAACACCAGCATGCTTGAAAAGGTGCTGATGAATGAGTATGTAGGTCTGAGTGTGCCAGGAGAGGAGGGCCCCTCGGCCATAGCAAACCTAAGTTGTTTCCATTCTCGGTCTCCAAATGTTGAAACAGAGTCTGCCAACCCATCTCCGCCCTCATTGACCCCTGTCACATTGAACCCATCTTCCCCAAGTTCTTCTAGCGTGACATCCCCAACACCGCCTCCCCCCATACTACCTACCATACCATCTCCACCAGCTATGCCtagctctcctctctctcagcctACAGACTCATCTGCTCTGAGACCTCTTCCTGTCCTCTCGCCCAAAATGTCTCCGAGATCAGTCGAACACATGCCCTTGTCAGATTCAGAGAAGATTTTGTCAGCGGAAGAAGACAACTATGAGGAAGAGGACCATGAGCCCCTGGACCCCCTGAAAACTCCAGTAAAAGATCCCCTTAACCGTTCAACACCAAGTCCTCTTGAGTCTGAGTCAGAAGATGTTTCTGTAAATAACAACACTCTGCTGAATGGCAATCTAAAGCGAGACCATGACTCAGTAACAGAGAAttcttttaaatttgattttgcTGCTGTCTCACCTCAACCAGAATCCTCATCTCCTTCgccatctcctcctcctacaTCACATGATCAATCCCCATTGCATGTTCCACAATCCCTTCttaagataaagataaaagaaGAGCCTCAACACTGCATAGACGAGTTGTCAGTTACAAAACATGGACCTCAGGACATTGTTGCCGCTTCATCTCAGCCTGCTGCTCCTGATAAACCTCCTGATAAAACATCTGATCTGATGGAAGTCGACTCAGCATACTGCAAGACATTTGTGTGTAATGTCTGCGAGGAGCCATTCAACTCCATCAAAGAGCTCAGTGGACATATCATAGTTCACGCCGCTGACTGGCCCTTCAAGTGTGAATTCTGCGTGCAGCTGTTTGGTGATGCGCCCGCCCTGCTGGCTCACCGGACAACACTGCATGGAGTGGGCAGGATCTTTGTGTGCTCTATTTGTTCCaaagagtttgcctttctctGTAACCTCCAGCAGCACCAAAAGGATCTGCATCCGAATGAGTTGTGTTCGAACACGACCGTAGAGAGCGGCAAGCTCAGGCCACAAAACTACACGGATCCATCCAGAGCCAAAGAGGAAAGCAATCCCTCAACACCAGCACCACAGATGATTAATGAATCTGTCCCACAGAGTGAGTCAGATTTAGCTAAAGATGAACCTGATGTTAATGGTAATCATGCAGATGATGGAGCAGAGGACCCCAATGAGGAGCTATACACTACAATTAAGATCATGGCTTCTGAGGGAGGGAAACCTAAAGGCCCAGACGTTCGCCTTGGCCTTAATCAACACTACCCCAGTTATAAACCACCCCCTTTTCCTTATCACAGCCGTTCCCATGCAGGCTCTGTGGCTTCGGCCACCAACTTCACCACCCACAACATCCCACAGACTTTCAGCACTGCCATTCGCTGCACCAAGTGTGGCAACAGCTTCGACAACATGCCTGAACTGCACAAGCACATATTAGCTTGTGCCAATGCTAGTGATAAGAAGCGTTACACTCCCAAGAAAAACCCCATCCCCCTCAAGCAAATAGTGAAGAGCCCGAATGGAGTTGTTTCACCCACAGCAGCCACTGCAGGCCAGAGTGCTTTCCGTAGAATGGGTCAGCCAAAGAGACTTAACTTTAATCAAGATACTGGTAAAACAAAAATGAGTGCCCTCAGTAAGAAGAAGAACCAGCTTGTCCAGAAGGCGAtttctcagaaaaataaaactgccaCCATTGCAAAGAAGGCTACTGTTAAAACTGAAGAAGAGCAACCCTCTAACGTCTGCCACCACTGCAGCCGAGAGTTCACTTATCCTGCAAGTCTCCATAAACATATGGCGGTCAGCTGTCCCATGAAGCCCGTTGTGAAAAAGGGCAAAAAAGGTCTAGCAGAGGTGAAAAAAGAGGCAGGGTCTGCGGTAGACAAAAGCATGAGTCTTAGGAAAAAGGCTTCAGACTGTGAAATGCAGCAGACAGAACCAGAGCGTAAACTGCTGGGAAAGACCAGAGCTCGCAGCTCCGGTGCAGCGAACCCTGAACCCTTCCAGACAGGCAAAGGAAAAACGGCTGCTGCTCCGGGCAGACTAAAGAGGCCTGCATCTTTCCCCACCCCCGTTTCTGTGAGTAAAAAAGCTAAGAAGGGCCAAGTCCAGTCTCTACCTCCCACCCCCATCCCTGCCCCTGACACTCCCAGTGACACTGCACAACAGCGGCCGGCCATGAGAATGCAGCGCATGGGTAAAGAGGCAGCACCCAAGAAATCAGCAGAGGCCAAATCTCTCCCACCATCACAACAACAGCTGAAGAAAGAGGAGCGGTTCTCTTTGAGAACACGGGAGAGAGTTGGTGGTCCAGTCACCCGGAGCTTACAGAGCACAGCTCCTCCTGCTGAGGTTAAGACTGAGGAACCACTGGTTCAAGAGCCAAAAGAGACTCAGGTGAGAAGAGATGTAAacctgtgtttatttctgtttctcttctttattGGCTCTGGTAAATGCATTTGCCTGTTCAAAATATGGCAGGGAGTGGCATTGTTACAAAACAATAGCCTCACGTCACTGACTTTCTTTAAATAGTGCCAAAGACCAATAGGCACATTTTGAAAAGGTAGAAAACATAGTAACAAATGTAACAACcacataatgaaaaatgtttcttaTCTGTCCAATGAAAAAGACTCCTTCTTTAACAGCTTAATTTAAATCAACCATTAGACCTGTTCatatatttgaaaaagtaaACGTCATACGTCTTTCAGTTAGATAATGacacaatcacattttataGCCAAGTAGTTTTTACAGGTacaataatttcattttaaaatgttctattGATATTTTCTTGATAAAGTCTCATGTTAATAAATCCAGAAAACAATATAACATTTTACATCATTGTATAtatgtcttgtttgttttgattattgTCTGACATACATGATTGATTCTTTTTCTTGTTGATTGATCGACAAATTATCGCTGTTGTGTTGCTCATATTTCCATCTTCGTGTGTTACAGGAGGTTCTGACTAAGTGAGCCATGTGGACGTTGTGGAGCTCGTCCTGGGATGATGGTCCTCACCTCTCAGGCAAAGCTCTGGATTTACCAAGATACTGACGGCACTGAGGTTGACCTCTTGTGGTgggctcactcactcacaaacaaGTGAAGTTTGCTTATCTCAACTGCCTTTGCTGGATTTAAGGAGGGAACTCTCTTTATCTTCCATCTAATCAACTGAGCCTCGATTTTAGCCAGCCTtgcaaaaaaagaggaaaaagaaactgtaaatGACAATGAGTTAATATATACATGTGTCATTACTTGACCCAAAACAGTAACATTAGGGCTCCGTTATTTTGGAAGGCTGATATATTGCAAACGGCAATCATGTATCAGTTAGTTCGGGAAACCTGTTTATTCTTTCGTTCCTTGTTTTCCCCCTTCTGTTGTTTAGATTTATGGATGTTCTCTTAATGCATGTGCTGAATAGAGTATAAACTAGATTAAGCCAATTTCCATGTCTCTCACAATGGGCACCTACTTCAGTTTATACATGATTTGCAAAGTATGtatgtttgatttaaatttcTGTAGTCATTATATTGTAGAATATATCTTGTTGGTGTATTTTTGTTtgggaaacaaaaatgaaaatggcaGTTGTTTGCTGCAACAATTGGTCCTCAGGaacactgtatatgtgtgtggtaAGTATGTGAATGGTTATGGTTGGATGCGACAGCTATTCCTTTGGTCGAAATCTCAAGTAC includes:
- the prdm2b gene encoding PR domain zinc finger protein 2, yielding MAITGGMVETLDEIPAHMWKGLPDCLSLRPSAINQSRIGVWATRVIPKGKRFGPFVGEKKKRSQVTSNVYMWEVYFPARGWMCVDATDPMKGNWLRYVNWARSSDEQNLFPLEINRAIYYKVLRPIRPGEELLVWFTVEDNPEITAALEEERASSLSRKNSARAKRARRKLLEGARQAGLGGFKKTSRTKPTVKEMWDGEEGQKEEDERPLALGTLQETHPMGSTDYKDVQDMSAGLMDRGNEEEDEVEEEEDEEEEDADDLMVQQQTAQHLAAADSMQNKQPVMSLTSAKESHKNSELKLESSSIRGQEPEVDPELDLDPDPDGDLEIDLHGESYPCQHCERHFSTRQGLERHIHIHAITNQQTQLFKCRYCSKSFGSQVGRRRHERRHESGPKKRPGSLAGTATLFSPVVQTDGSSPDCTSLSSQYIAIGSQLTGGPLHTSDLQRKEFGPHGDRPFLLDDSGESKELHPCKYCSKAFGTHTNMRRHQRRIHERHLLPKGVRRKGMLLQEASVQQQPQPDESPSTSPPPVYVPSADTEDEVDRDDYAIDISKNISENLSFYIDGKIVSSSSVSTCEVIEVDSRSAALFGLDTVIISPNQMGQALKVEGRMGAAKQVSNVGQSAAKRRTSTPPFIPSLKVETESTPFTACSSSSSSSTSSSSNLLVGGLFQQATDSSAFLREKTFFLSPKLKQLLQTQDVQKSTIALITESHRLASPLSVTQLPGASGRFKRRTASPPSSPQLSPVCKTESCKAEVASSYTLKVPKLESHSVSLPGSLLDKDDGDTMSPSGNNVHSQMSAGSGGNSCNQQPLDLSNSVSRKSDSLGKVMGDSALDLSLNRKSSAEPEAKGSPAPQPLTKKRKPNTSMLEKVLMNEYVGLSVPGEEGPSAIANLSCFHSRSPNVETESANPSPPSLTPVTLNPSSPSSSSVTSPTPPPPILPTIPSPPAMPSSPLSQPTDSSALRPLPVLSPKMSPRSVEHMPLSDSEKILSAEEDNYEEEDHEPLDPLKTPVKDPLNRSTPSPLESESEDVSVNNNTLLNGNLKRDHDSVTENSFKFDFAAVSPQPESSSPSPSPPPTSHDQSPLHVPQSLLKIKIKEEPQHCIDELSVTKHGPQDIVAASSQPAAPDKPPDKTSDLMEVDSAYCKTFVCNVCEEPFNSIKELSGHIIVHAADWPFKCEFCVQLFGDAPALLAHRTTLHGVGRIFVCSICSKEFAFLCNLQQHQKDLHPNELCSNTTVESGKLRPQNYTDPSRAKEESNPSTPAPQMINESVPQSESDLAKDEPDVNGNHADDGAEDPNEELYTTIKIMASEGGKPKGPDVRLGLNQHYPSYKPPPFPYHSRSHAGSVASATNFTTHNIPQTFSTAIRCTKCGNSFDNMPELHKHILACANASDKKRYTPKKNPIPLKQIVKSPNGVVSPTAATAGQSAFRRMGQPKRLNFNQDTGKTKMSALSKKKNQLVQKAISQKNKTATIAKKATVKTEEEQPSNVCHHCSREFTYPASLHKHMAVSCPMKPVVKKGKKGLAEVKKEAGSAVDKSMSLRKKASDCEMQQTEPERKLLGKTRARSSGAANPEPFQTGKGKTAAAPGRLKRPASFPTPVSVSKKAKKGQVQSLPPTPIPAPDTPSDTAQQRPAMRMQRMGKEAAPKKSAEAKSLPPSQQQLKKEERFSLRTRERVGGPVTRSLQSTAPPAEVKTEEPLVQEPKETQEVLTK